The Elaeis guineensis isolate ETL-2024a chromosome 14, EG11, whole genome shotgun sequence genome has a segment encoding these proteins:
- the LOC105036276 gene encoding major pollen allergen Ole e 10-like has translation MARKVEPYTSFLALSFALLLLSLAAGGAVASPQGQKTWWVAKPSSDEATLTANVNYACSQVDCKVLQKGDPCFYLDNLMSHASVAMNLCYQARGRNYWNCHFKNYELVTKTDPSSNLHRMGRMPQPIPLGYHCSGQYSQGLGGSQNLVQCIPPACTSRLH, from the exons atGGCAAGAAAAGTAGAGCCATACACTTCTTTCTTAGCTCTCTCATTCGCTCTGTTACTGCTTTCCCTTGCCGCAG GGGGAGCAGTTGCATCACCACAGGGACAG AAAACTTGGTGGGTGGCCAAACCTTCATCAGATGAAGCTACTCTGACTGCAAACGTAAACTATGCTTGCTCTCAGGTGGATTGCAAGGTACTGCAAAAGGGCGATCCTTGTTTTTACCTGGACAACCTCATGTCTCATGCTTCAGTTGCAATGAACCTCTGCTACCAAGCCCGAGGCCGGAACTACTGGAACTGCCACTTCAAGAACTATGAGCTCGTCACAAAAACAGATCCAA GCTCGAACCTGCATCGCATGGGACGGATGCCACAGCCTATTCCATTGGGCTACCACTGCAGTGGTCAGTATTCACAAGGTTTGGGTGGAAGTCAGAATCTGGTTCAATGCATTCCTCCGGCATGTACTTCGAGGCTTCATTAA